A single region of the Nicotiana sylvestris chromosome 6, ASM39365v2, whole genome shotgun sequence genome encodes:
- the LOC104250170 gene encoding transcription factor IIIB 60 kDa subunit-like has product MVWCSNCEENREPATLDGKICCSYCGKVLFEDNMSTEPTFFKNAAGQSQLSGKLVRSVQSDYSVSRQRTIDEAYNDIESMGYALGIDGGESIYSPASRLYTIALERNFTRGRRKEQVEAACLYITCRHNNKPFLLIDFSEYLRINVYVLGAVFLQLCKLLSLEHDPIVQKPVDPSLFIQRFTDRLFRGRKKTNISRTALHIVASMKRDWMQTGRKPSGVCGAALYIAALSDGLSCSKSEIIKVVHICEATLTKRLIEFENTESGSLTIDELNTRAQELEKEERLTLQLYSRSKGSGITEVLCEHKKSVELPFAHGLCESCYIDFVKLSGGIDGGSEPPAFQRAEKERLMAKEAAEDPNFPMSNQVENNGREYLEPEKGEQVQISGSEHNASCDTSDESSNFLDIDDVEVDGYLLNQEEKHYKEIIWVKMNWEYEEQAAKEAAALAAQKAYEESILANCSEDVQAAQKLATDAAAAVAKSRKEKREKRAAELKNSGPAQTAAEATKQMLTKKRLSSKINYDLLEKLFDETAIPENPKKVRKVDDSTDDNVVKISKIDPEVEETNEEAFGEHLQYDGDDGGYDYDQQYDYDEY; this is encoded by the exons ATGGTGTGGTGTAGTAACTGTGAAGAGAACAGGGAACCCGCGACTCTGGATGGTAAAATATGTTGTTCCTATTGTGGAAAAGTTCTTTTCGAAGATAATATGTCAACTGAGCCAACTTTCTTTAAGAATGCTGCTGGACAGAGCCAATTGTCAGGAAAACTTGTGCGCTCTGTCCAAAGTGATTATTCAGTTTCACGTCAAAGAACAATAGATGAAGCATATAATGATATAGAGAGTATGGGATATGCATTAGGAATTGACGGTGGTGAATCAATATATAGTCCGGCGTCGCGTCTTTATACGATAGCACTTGAGAGGAATTTCACAAGGGGCCGTAGGAAAGAGCAAGTTGAGGCTGCTTGTCTTTATATTACATGTAGGCATAACAATAAGCCATTCCTACTCATTGATTTTTCTGAGTACTTGAGGATAAATGTGTATGTTTTAGGTGCTGTTTTCCTACAGCTTTGCAAACTTCTAAGCCTTGAACATGATCCGATTGTTCAAAAACCTGTGGATCCTAGCCTTTTCATTCAGCGATTCACTGATCGTTTATTCAGGGGAAGGAA GAAGACGAATATATCTAGAACTGCACTTCACATTGTGGCAAGCATGAAGCGAGATTGGATGCAGACGGGGAGAAAGCCAAGTGGAGTATGTGGAGCTGCACTTTATATTGCTGCTCTTTCAGATGGACTGAGTTGTTCTAAATCAGAAATTATCAAAGTCGTGCATATTTGTGAAGCAACATTGACAAAGCGATTGATTGAATTTGAAAACACAGAATCTGGGAGCTTAACGATTGATGAGTTAAATACAAGAGCTCAGGAGCTTGAGAAAGAAGAGAGGCTAACCCTGCAACTTTATTCCAGGTCAAAAGGATCTGGGATCACAGAAGTGCTATGTGAACACAAGAAAAGTGTGGAGCTGCCCTTTGCCCATGGTCTATGTGAAAGTTGTTACATTGATTTTGTAAAACTTTCAGGTGGGATTGATGGAGGATCTGAACCTCCCGCCTTCCAACGCGCTGAGAAAGAAAGATTAATGGCAAAGGAAGCTGCTGAAGACCCAAATTTTCCCATGTCCAATCAGGTGGAGAACAATGGCCGCGAGTATTTGGAGCCTGAAAAGGGAGAACAAGTGCAGATATCAGGCTCTGAGCATAATGCGAGTTGTGATACAT CTGATGAATCAAGTAATTTTTTGGATATCGATGATGTAGAGGTTGACGGTTATCTTCTAAATCAGGAGGAGAAGCATTACAAAGAGATCATTTGGGTAAAAATGAACTGGGAATATGAGGAACAAGCAGCTAAGGAAGCAGCTGCATTAGCTGCACAGAAGGCTTACGAGGAGTCCATTTTAGCTAACTGTTCCGAAGATGTGCAAGCTGCACAGAAGCTTGCTACTGATGCTGCCGCCGCTGTTGCAAAATCAAGAAAGGAAAAACGAGAGAAAAGGGCTGCAGAACTGAAAAACTCCGGTCCTGCTCAAACCGCTGCAGAAGCAACGAAGCAAATGTTAACTAAAAAAAGGCTGAGCTCTAAGATTAACTATGATTTGCTAGAGAAGCTTTTCGATGAAACTGCAATACCTGAGAATCCAAAAAAGGTCAGGAAAGTGGATGATTCAACGGATGATAACGTGGTAAAGATCAGCAAAATTGATCCGGAAGTAGAAGAGACTAATGAAGAAGCATTTGGCGAGCATCTGCAGTATGATGGAGATGACGGAGGATATGACTATGATCAACAATATGATTATGATGAGTATTGA
- the LOC104250169 gene encoding chlorophyllide a oxygenase, chloroplastic-like, producing MSAIATSAALSFPFSFCRSTKTFTTRKCFKGGFGVFAVYEEAGELTNKKSSWLTLFDVEDPRSKFPQSKGKFLDANQALEVARFDMQYCDWRARQDVLTIMLLHEKVVEVLNPLAREYKSIGTMKKELAELQEELSRAHKEVHISEVRVSAALDKLAHMEALVNDRLLPERSTEESDSPSSSTGTSTVSRDNAKSKQPRRTLNVSGPVQDYSSYLKNFWYPVAFSADVKEDTMTPIDCFEEPWVIFRGKDGKPGCVQNTCAHRACPLHLGSVNEGRIQCPYHGWEYSTDGKCEKMPSTKFLNVKIKALPCFEQEGMIWIWPGNDPPAATLPSLLPPSGFQIHAEIVMELPVEHGLLLDNLLDLAHAPFTHTSTFAKGWTVPSFVKFLTPASGLQGYWDPYPIDMEFRPPCMVLSTIGISKPGKLEGQSIKECSTHLHQLHVCLPASKQKTRLLYRMSLDFAPVLKHIPFMQYVWRHFAEQVLNEDLRLVIGQQERMLNGANIWNLPVSYDKLGVRYRIWRDAVESGAKQLPFSK from the exons ATGTCCGCCATTGCTACTTCTGCTgctctctcttttcctttctctttttgcCGTTCTACCAAGACTTTTACTACAAGAAAG TGTTTCAaagggggatttggagtgtttgCAGTGTATGAGGAGGCAGGTGAGTTAACAAACAAGAAAAGCTCCTGGTTGACACTCTTTGATGTGGAAGATCCAAGGTCAAAATTTCCTCAGTCTAAAGGCAAGTTCCTGGATGCAAATCAAGCTTTAGAAGTTGCTAGATTTGATATGCAATATTGTGATTGGCGAGCTCGGCAAGACGTACTTACAATAATGCTCCTGCATGAAAAG GTTGTGGAAGTATTGAATCCTCTAGCTCGTGAATATAAATCTATTGGAACCATGAAGAAGGAACTCGCGGAGTTACAAGAAGAACTGTCTCGGGCTCACAAAGAG GTACATATATCTGAGGTGCGGGTTTCTGCTGCTTTAGATAAGCTAGCTCACATGGAAGCATTGGTTAATGATAGGCTGCTTCCGGAGAGGAGTACAGAAGAATCAGATTCCCCATCTTCCTCCACCGGTACGTCTACAGTATCTAGAGATAATGCTAAAAGCAAGCAGCCTAGGAGAACCCTCAATGTGTCAGGTCCCGTCCAAGATTACAGCTCCTATTTGAAGAACTTTTGGTATCCTGTGGCTTTTTCTGCTGATGTTAAGGAAGATACCATG ACACCAATTGATTGCTTTGAGGAACCGTGGGTGATTTTTCGTGGGAAAGATGGAAAACCTGGATGTGTCCAGAACACATGTGCACATAGAGCTTGCCCCCTTCATTTGGGTTCAGTGAATGAGGGTCGCATACAATGTCCTTATCACG GGTGGGAATATTCAACAGACGGAAAATGTGAGAAAATGCCATCAACAAAATTTCTGAATGTCAAGATCAAAGCTCTGCCATGCTTTGAGCAAGAGGGAATGATATGGATTTGGCCTGGAAACGATCCTCCTGCAGCTACTCTTCCTTCTTTGCTACCACCTTCTGGATTTCAAATCCATGCAGAG ATTGTCATGGAACTTCCGGTGGAACATGGGCTACTTTTGGACAATCTGTTGGATCTTGCACATGCTCCTTTCACTCATACGTCTACATTTGCTAAAGGATGGACTGTCCCAAG CTTTGTAAAATTTTTGACTCCTGCGTCTGGTCTGCAAGGATATTGGGATCCATATCCAATAGATATGGAATTTCGACCGCCTTGTATGGTTCTGTCAACCATTGGAATCTCAAAGCCGGGCAAATTGGAAGGGCAGAGTATCAAAGAGTGCTCTACACACCTTCACCAACTTCATGTATGTTTACCTGCATCTAAACAGAAGACAAGGTTGTTATATAGGATGTCACTGGATTTTGCTCCTGTTCTAAAACACATCCCTTTCATGCAATACGTGTGGAGGCATTTTGCTGAACAG GTTTTAAATGAAGACCTACGGCTTGTGATTGGTCAGCAAGAACGGATGCTCAATGGTGCTAACATTTGGAACCTGCCTGTGTCATACGATAAGCTAGGAGTGAGGTATAGAATATGGAGAGACGCTGTAGAGAGTGGAGCAAAGCAGTTGCCGTTCAGCAAATGA